One Dysidea avara chromosome 7, odDysAvar1.4, whole genome shotgun sequence genomic region harbors:
- the LOC136261199 gene encoding probable serine/threonine-protein kinase DDB_G0292354, which produces MEVAVLKKLQGCPYICDFYGCGRNGKFNYIIMSLLGPSVSELRRKQPDGKFSLSTTLRLGLQMLAAIQAIHNCGFLHRDIKPSNFAMGRIPANSHCCYMLDFGLARQYTAPTGEIRQPRSVAGFRGTVRYASINAHKSLELGRHDDLWSLFYIMAEFVNGQLPWRKMKDKEQVGKVKEQCDHLKLLHGTPKELEEFLTHLRSLCYFTKPNYSYLKALFEQAMEAIGAKDGDLFDWEQDNSTYATVSTSAPAIKSKTKSASKSALPEAASTRCSAQDRESTNLNKPGEDKKQGPSPEKSSAKFYHTPPAVIADNHSSVDGKEDAKSDVKGSSHNEQSQNGNNVDNKNGSTSSHDSFKSKTVSELIKLRSGASSRKETDFDSLQNNRVIDREHFQHDDDDSKEKSADDSVCEELATSGSSSKEIVKKLPVVNLRQPIHSSQSSPVNDNPSSSTSSSTKDKPEDKSPQPDDQVANTNTADNPVDDMEMGGSNDQKDNIDDTTNDELRKYLNKIMNPSPVMLTDNPPTRDHLAMSINASTVSTGPRDPHTMHNNSGDGGVLKNDNADGGVSMKFTPRPPDTPCPAHCISARRRRYISQQQVK; this is translated from the coding sequence ATGGAGGTGGCCGTTCTCAAGAAACTACAGGGTTGTCCTTACATTTGTGACTTCTATGGTTGTGGACGTAATGGCAAGTTCAACTACATCATAATGTCCCTGCTTGGTCCCAGTGTGTCCGAACTACGTCGCAAACAACCGGATGGAAAGTTCTCTCTTAGCACAACACTGCGTTTGGGTTTACAAATGTTAGCCGCAATACAAGCAATTCACAACTGTGGATTCCTACATCGTGATAttaaaccatcaaactttgCAATGGGCCGCATTCCAGCTAACAGCCATTGTTGCTATATGTTAGACTTCGGGCTTGCCCGTCAATATACTGCTCCCACTGGTGAGATACGACAACCAAGGTCAGTGGCTGGGTTTAGGGGAACTGTACGTTATGCATCTATTAATGCTCACAAATCTCTTGAGCTTGGGAGACATGATGATCTGTGGTCATTGTTCTACATCATGGCCGAGTTTGTCAATGGACAACTTCCCTGGAGGAAAATGAAAGACAAAGAACAAGTTGGCAAAGTAAAGGAACAATGTGATCACTTAAAATTATTGCACGGAACACCAAAAGAACTGGAAGAATTTTTAACCCACTTACGATCACTTTGCTATTTTACAAAGCCAAACTATTCCTATCTCAAGGCATTGTTTGAGCAAGCAATGGAGGCCATTGGTGCCAAGGATGGTGATCTTTTTGATTGGGAACAGGACAATAGTACCTATGCTACAGTCAGCACTTCTGCTCCTGCTATCAAATCAAAAACTAAGTCAGCCAGTAAATCAGCTCTTCCAGAGGCAGCCAGCACACGTTGTTCAGCACAAGATAGAGAGTCGACTAATTTAAACAAACCTGGTGAAGACAAGAAGCAGGGACCATCACCAGAAAAGAGTTCGGCCAAATTTTATCATACACCTCCAGCAGTTATAGCAGACAATCATTCTAGTGTTGATGGAAAGGAAGATGCCAAAAGTGATGTGAAGGGATCATCACATAATGAACAATCCCAGAATGGCAATAATGTtgataacaagaatggcagtaCTAGTAGTCATGATAGTTTCAAGTCTAAGACTGTTAGTGAACTAATAAAGCTGAGGTCTGGTGCATCGTCAAGAAAAGAGACTGACTTTGACTCGTTACAGAATAATAGGGTAATCGATAGAGAACATTTTcaacatgatgatgatgacagcaAGGAGAAATCAGCTGATGACAGTGTGTGTGAAGAATTAGCAACAAGTGGCAGCTCATCAAAAGAGATTGTGAAAAAACTACCTGTGGTTAATCTCAGACAACCTATTCATTCCAGTCAGTCCAGTCCTGTTAATGACAACCCTTCATCTTCAACAAGCAGTTCTACTAAAGACAAACCTGAAGATAAAAGCCCTCAACCTGATGATCAGGTAGCCAACACCAATACAGCTGATAATCCTGTAGATGATATGGAGATGGGAGGTAGCAATGATCAGAAAGATAATATTGATGACACCACCAATGATGAGCTAAGGAAATACCTCAACAAAATCATGAACCCTTCTCCTGTCATGCTAACAGACAATCCCCCAACTAGAGACCACCTTGCCATGTCAATTAATGCATCAACAGTTAGCACTGGTCCCAGGGATCCCCATACAATGCATAACAACAGTGGTGATGGTGGGGTATTGAAGAATGACAACGCTGATGGTGGTGTCTCGATGAAATTCACACCTCGTCCACCAGACACGCCTTGTCCTGCCCATTGTATTTCAGCAAGAAGGAGAAGATATATCAGTCAACAACAAGTGAAATGa